A region from the Maniola jurtina chromosome 20, ilManJurt1.1, whole genome shotgun sequence genome encodes:
- the LOC123875861 gene encoding proton-coupled folate transporter-like — MADDGDRTSLLPLPKRSIATTIELPFLLNMIAVSLTGAALSNIILYRTCVHSLGHTEEECKPFLSPIKTNATAGLEEDVQRYSTYISTVKMVLEYICPAVLSMFLGVWSDTYGRKPLIVWPMFGMAISGILIVIFAMMKSLSAWWFIATSVPFSLTGGYIVMFTGAYCYISDTSSTSSSSLRMTILDATISLGTICGSLFSTYLILTIGNVNLLLFTATINVIAYAFANIWIMESLRGALQGGATRVLDILYVREMTRECFKKRPYKGRAQIMLLAVVRILMIMIIYGLMSLEYMYSRQKFHWSLRQYTTYTSVSTLITFLGGFLGVIVVQKVLRLGDVSFSMIAVFTATADNLLKLFAVESWYMYLGSAISLFKGLSGPLLRSFITKNFPMEDIAKIFAFLCAVESIGPMLAPILFNSLYSVTLATFPGAVYVLSSVMNTSCLVMLGFVLIYSRRGSSAIYQSINNDIDT; from the exons ATGGCAGACGATGGGGATCGGACTAGCCTTTTACCTTTGCCGAAGAGATCGATAGCAACAACTATAGAGTTGCCATTTCTCCTTAATATGATAGCTGTGTCTTTAACAG GTGCGGCACTTAGCAATATAATTCTCTATCGAACGTGTGTACACTCCTTGGGCCACACGGAAGAAGAATGCAAACCTTTTCTGTCACCCATAAAGACTAATGCCACTGCAGGCCTAGAGGAAGATGTGCAAAGATACTCTACTTATATATCTACAGTGAAAATGGTGCTAGAGTACATCTGTCCGGCAGTTTTGTCTATGTTTTTAGGAGTCTGGTCGGATACGTATGGTAGAAAGCCTTTAATAGTGTGGCCAATGTTTG GTATGGCGATATCGGGTATCTTAATAGTCATCTTCGCCATGATGAAAAGCTTGAGCGCCTGGTGGTTCATCGCTACGTCTGTTCCGTTCTCCCTCACCGGCGGATACATAGTCATGTTCACCGGTGCGTACTGCTATATCAGTGATACCAGTTCTACTAGCAGTTCGTCTCTTAG AATGACAATACTGGATGCGACGATATCATTGGGTACTATATGTGGGAGTTTATTcagtacatacctaatattgaCCATTGGAAACGTAAATTTGCTTTTGTTCACCGCTACAATTAACGTGATAGCTTACGCCTTTGCGAATATATGGATAATGGAGTCACTAAGAGGGGCATTGCAg GGTGGAGCAACGAGAGTTTTAGACATATTGTACGTTAGAGAAATGACCCGCGAATGTTTCAAAAAGCGGCCATACAAAGGCCGTGCACAAATCATGCTCCTTGCAGTCGTTAGAATACTTATGATCATGATCATATACGGGTTAATGAGTTTAGAGTACATGTACTCGAGGCAGAAGTTCCATTGGTCATTGCGACAATACACAACATATACATCAGTCAGTACGCTGATAACGTTCTTGGGAGGTTTCTTGGGTGTTATTGTGGTGCAAAAAGTACTACGGCTTGGTGATGTGTCGTTTTCAATGATAGCGGTGTTTACGGCCACGGCCGATAATCTGTTGAAGCTGTTTGCGGTTGAATCATGGTAtatgtacttag GTTCTGCGATATCGTTGTTTAAAGGTTTATCAGGACCGCTATTACGGTCTTTTATCACTAAAAACTTTCCAATGGAGGACATCGCCAAAATTTTCGCATTCCTGTGCGCCGTCGAGAGCATTGGCCCGATGCTGGCACCGATTCTCTTCAACTCGCTGTATAGTGTTACGCTGGCGACCTTCCCGGGAGCGGTTTACGTTCTTAGCAGCGTGATGAACACCTCTTGTTTGGTTATGTTAGG aTTTGTGCTAATATATTCAAGGAGAGGATCATCAGCCATCTATCAGTCAATTAATAATGATATTG ATACTTAA